The window ATGTTTTTTACTTCTCATCCTTTTTAATCAGCTTTGGCACAACCAGCGCACCTGCGCCTGCCAAGCCTACCAAGCCAACGACAACAATCATTGCCACGCCGGGGTCAAAGGTCTTGGGGTTTCCTGTGCCCGGAGCAGGTGTGCCTGTGCCCGCACCAGCGGGAGGTGTTGGCGAAGCTGCCGGCGAAGGTGAAGCCGTAGTCGGCGGAGGCGTTCCGTTTCCATTTCCGCCATTTCCATTTTCACCCGCATGGACGCGGAACTCGTTGATGGTAACTACTGTGTCAGCAATGACAGTGAAAGCAACAATTCTAAATGCGCCACCTTCGACAGCACGCATCTGAGTAACCACAGCTGCATCTGGCATATTATCAAGGCCCATATCAAGAAGGTAATCTATGCTGTGGCTGTCATCGTGAGCACCGACACCCATGGGATCCAAATCGCCATGAGCACGGAAAAAGTGGAGGTTGCCCGACCAAGTATTTTCGCCTGTTTGAAGCTGAACAATCAAGCCCAACATAGCACGTGTTTCAGCACCAGAACCTTGCGCAACATCAATGTCAAAGCTAACATACGTGTTGCCTAATTCAGTGTGAGGGATTTCAATTGGAGTAGCGAGATTAACACGCGACCACGGCGCCCAGTTTCCAGTATAGACAAGCGGGTTGTTGCCGCCACCGGTGACAGTTACACCTGCAGGCAATGCTGTTTCATCAGCTGCTGTCCACGAAGCTGTCGGTAACGTAAGGATATCAGCGGGCAGTGAAGCACTCGCCGAAGCCCCCAAAGTTGCGCCCACAAGCAGCGCGGCAATCAAAAACAATGCGATAAATTTAGTCTTTTTCATCATGTCCTCCTAAATAATATGTTGTTGTCCATTTCACCACACAAAATAGCGGCTGTTTTTAGACATCATTACACACATGATACCATAGTATACCGCAAATTGCAACAGTTAATCGAGGAAATTTTCAGAAAATTTTTCACAAAAAAAAGACAGGGCGCAAGCCCTGCCTTTTTATCGCGATACTAAACGTTTACTTCTCTTCTTTTTTTACCAGTTTCGGCACAACCAGTGCGCCTGCACCTGCCAAACCTGCCAAGCCTGTTACAACAATCATTGCAGCACCACCGTCAAATGTCTTAGGGTTCCCTTGTCCGGGTGCGGGTGTACCCGTTCCGGCACCGACCGGAGGTGTCGTAGTCGGCGGAGGCGTTCCGTTATCGGCAGGAGGCGTGTCTGTCGGAGGTGTTGCATCCGCCGTTGCGGCAAAATAGAAATATTCAATGGTGAATTGTCTGCCCGCGTGCGCATTTGTGCCGTCCGGATTGACCCAGAAACGAACTTCTTCCAGCGTCAATGTGTTACCGGTTATCAAATCGTTGACATTGATGGCTTTTCTGCCGCCGCCAACAAGCGCATCCGAGCCGATGCCCATGCTGACTTCATTGCCTGAATCATTTGAACGAAGCTCTGTCGGTTGGTTGAACGCAAAAATTAAATTAGGAACATCGCCGGTAATGTTGAAAATCAAATACGGCGTTTGTGTCAAATTGATTTCCAACTCATCAAAAAAGACGCGAAACAGCGTACCAACACCTTGCCCGTCGTTCAACGGACGTTCTTGCAGTGTCACACGAATGCCATTGCCTTGCGCTGTCGGAATCGCGTGCGGGTTGCCATCCGTGTTTCCCGTGGTGGATGTTTGGCTAGTAATGCCGTCTGTTACGCCCTCAATAAGCAGAGCTGTAAAGTCAGCTTCCGTCAGCAAATTTACATTTGCCGCGTTCGCCGAAGCACCCAGTGTAGCACCGACAAGCATAGCCGCAATCAGAAACAGCGCGATAAATTTTGTATTTTTCATAATATCCCCCCCTAGTTTAAAATAAATTATCATTGTACGTATAATATCACACTATATCTTAAATTGCAACACTTGACTAAAAAACTTGTGAAAATTTTTGCTAATTCTCGTAGTTGACAGCACTGCCCCGCAATTGCAGCGACAAACGGTCGGCAATCATGGCGATAAACTCCGAGTTGGTCGGCTTGCCTTTGGTGTTGGATACGGTATAGCCGAAAAAGCCTTGCAAAGTATCCAAGTCTCCCCTGTCCCACGCCACCTCAATGGCATGGCGGATGGCGCGCTCGACCCGCGACGGTGTTGTACCATATGTTTCCGCAACCGCCGGATAGAGAATCTTTGTAATGTTATTGACCGCTTTTTTGTTCTTAATGCAATAGACAATCGCTTCGCGCACATACTGATAGCCCTTGATATGCGCCGGTACGCCAATTTCGTGGATGATATCGGTGACACGTGCCTCAACATCGTTGTCCGAGCGCACAAGTGCCATGCTATAACTGTTGCCGCGTCCGCGCCGCGCCGCTTGACGGATACGTTCCATCAGCAGCGTCATATTCACCGGCTTATGCAATATGTAATAGGCGTTGAGTGCTTTGAGTTCCATCACGATGTTGTCGGGCAGGAATGCCGACACCACAATGAATGCCACACCATTTTGCCCTTTTGTTTCACGCACGCGCCGTACAATTTCAGTGCCGTCACGACTGGGTAGCAACGTGTCCACGATGGCAACATCAACCGTTTCGATTTCAAGTGTTTTCAACATTTCTTCGCCGTCGCCGGTAGACGAAACAACCTCTATGTCTTTCTCTACACCCAGCGTTGTCGCCAAAAAAGCGCGGAACTCTGCATTACTGTCTCCAATACAAACCCTAATTCTGTTGTGCATTGTCATACCCCTTACTTTATTTTGTTTTTTTCTTGGCATGTTGAAAAACAATTTATCGACCGACAAGTTTATCATTTTTCGGCACTGCACGCTTCCAAAATATTAAACTCGGCAACTTACCCGCACTGCAGCGCGGACTGCAAGTCGAGAATGTGTTTTTCAACTTCTCTTTTCTGCGACAGGCCTTGTCAACGAGAAAAGAATACCATGTTTTTTGTCGAGTCTTCAAGGGGATTTTTGACATGTTTTTGGAAAAACAGCGTTTTTTCATCGTGTTTATTCGACAAACAGGGCATGCACCCAAGAAAATGCGAGCCATTTCGCATTTTCTTGGATATTCGTTTTATTTTATGTCAATTGGTTGCAATTTTGGTTATGGCTTTGTGTGCACGAAAAAAGTGGCCTAGAGCCTGTCTGCTTTCTGTCTACCAATGATGATTATGAAAACATTCGACAAAGCTCGACAGGAGATTGAAAACATTTTAGCTGAACTTTTACGTCATGTCAAGCATTTTAAGAAAGTTCTTCCAACCGAGTTCGTAGTGACGTAAACCGCTTGCCGCTCTGTTTCTTTTTCACCATCGCCTCCAACACCTCTACCCGCCCTACAACAATCATCAGCTCCCGCGCCCGCGTCATAGCGGTATAGAGTACCTTACGATTGAGCAACATCGGCGGCGCAGGCATGGCAACAAACAGTACTGCCGGAAACTCGCTACCCTGCGCCTTGTGTACCGTCATAGCATATGCCAGCTCCAACTCATAAAGCAAATCAAAGGGGTATTCCACTTCTCTGTCGGCAAACACAACTGTTAACGAATCCGTGCCTGGGCTGACAGCCGTAACAAGACCAATATCGCCATTGAAAACGCCGCGCCCCGACACCTCATTAATGCCATCAACCCACTCCAAATCATAGTTATTGCGCACCTGCATAACGCGATCGCCGAGACGGTATATTGTATCACCAAACCGCCGTTCCGCCTTTTGCGCATCGAATGGATTAAGTGTTTGCTGCAACATTTTATTAAGGTGAATTGTGCCGCATACGCCACGCCGCGTCGGCGAAATAACCTGAATTTGTTCGGGCGCGAATCCCATATTTTCAGGCAGCCGTGTCGCACACAGCTCGTTGAGTGTGTCAATCACAGCATCCTCGTGACCGCGTTTAAGCAAATACAAATCGCCGTCGTTTTGAATATTAGGCGTATCACCCCCGTTAATCTCGTGCGCTGCAACAATGATGCGGCTCTCGGCAGCTTGACGAAAAATCTCAGTCAGCTGCGTGACTGCAAAAATTTCACTATCTAGAATTTCGCGCAAAACATTGCCGGGGCCAACGCTGGGTAACTGGTCGGCGTCCCCAACCAAAATCAGCCGTGCGTCAGGTTTGATAGCCGTCAGCAACGCCTGCATGAGCTGAATATCAACCATCGACATTTCATCGACAACAATAACATCGGCACTGAGCGGATTATCCTCATCATAGCGGTAGTGAATCGCCTCGTCGGCACTGTCAAACCATATTTCCAGCAAGCGATGGATGGTGGTGGCCTCATGCCCTGTAAGCTCGCTCATTCGTTTGGCGGCGCGTCCCGTCGGCGCAGCAAGTACAACATCTAAATTCAACGCCTTGAAAACATCAACGGCAACGCGAATCGTGGTTGTTTTGCCCGTACCGGGCCCGCCGGTCAGCACAAACAATGCGTTTTCAACACAAGCACGTACTGCTTCACGCTGACAATCGGCCAATGCCAGTCCCGACTCACCTTCCATCTCTTCAACAAGCGTTTCCCACGCGCCGACAGGCGGTGGCGGCGATTCATGCAAAGTCATCAAGCGTTGCGCCACATCAATCTCAGCCGCGAACAGCTGTGGCAAATAAACACCGTGCGGCTCGGCAATAAATCGCCCGCCGTCTATCATATTATCCAGCGCGATTTCAACCGGCTCAATATCTAAATTCAATAATTGTGCCGTCGTTGATACCAGTGCATCACGCGGCAAATAGCAATGTCCTTGGTTGACATTAAAATACATTTGACACAATAAACCTGCATCAATGCGAATACTTGCTGCGCGGTCAATTTCCATCGATAACGCCATGGCATCAGCTTGCGGAAACTGTCTGTCGTATTGCCCTTCCAATACCAAATATGGGTTAGTACGCAGCTTGTCTAACGCAATGTCGCCGTACACTTGATACAACCGCATGGCAATGTGCGGCATAAAGCCATTGGCGTCTAAGAACTCCATTAAGTGACGTACAGTATTTTGCTTGGCAAACTCTTGCCCCATTTCGGAGGCTTTTTTCTTAGATATGCCCTTCACTTCTGCCAACAATTCAGGCTCTTGATCAAGAATTTCCAGGCTCCGCGCACCGAACCGCCTGACAATCGCCTCAGCTGTTGCCGCACCGATGCCTTTAAGAACACCACTTGATAAATATGCCAACATCGCTGACTCAGTCGCCGGCAAAGCACGTGTAACAACGCTTGTTTTGAATTGCGCACCATGCTTGCGATGGTGCGCCCACGTTCCCGTAACTTCCAACTGCTCACCTAGTGCAGCATAAGGGATTGTACCAACGACAGTCACATCGGCACCCTCAGTGGTGTGTAACTTGACAACAGCATAGCCGTTCTCCTCATTTTTGAAAAGAACGGCAACGATTTCACCTTGAAGTTGCTCATGTTGTTCCATCAGCTGCATAAAACTATCCTCATACGAACATTAAAATCATTATAAAGGAACGACCGTCCTTTGTCAATCAAAAGCGGTCGTCTTACCTTTATTCAGTGGACATATTTTGCATGACCCATAGCTGGCTGTCGTATTGCAGCGCCAACTTCGACAACAAACTGTCATATTTATTTGTCGCGATAACAGGATGCAATTCAACAATGCCCCATTGTTGAATCCATGCAATAGATGCCAATGTCTGCCGCAAGCTTTGCTCGTCAAGCATGTCGGCATTGACAACAGCATAAATGAGCCGCGCATTGTGCCGCGCAACCATGCCTATGAGCAGCCAAACCAGCGCAACAAGGCCGTAAGCCGCCAGCAACGTAAACAATCCTTCGTAGACTAAACGCATACAAATCGCCTCCTAAGGCATTGTATGCCAAACGAAGCGCTTATGCCCCGAGCAGATAGTATGGAATCACGCCTTTCAACGTGTATGGCTTATACGATCAACCACAAAAGGTTTGAACGCGTTCGCTGCCTATTCAACGCAACTCTACCCCAACAACCACTGGAACGCCGCCGCGCCACTATAACTAATCACCGTTAAAATCGCGGCACAAACTATTACCCCGCCAAAAATAGGCGGCATAGCTTCTTTTAATGACATATTGAGCAATGCTGCGACCAGTGACCCCATCCACGACCCTGTGCCCGGCAACGGCAATGCACCAAAGAAAAATAATCCCTGCCGCTTATATTTCAATACTTTTTCCGACTTCTTTAATGCCTTTTCCTCAGTTCGTTCTACCCAAGCACCAAATCGACCCCATTTCTTTAACCATGCAAAAATGCGTTTGATGAATACGATAATAAAGAACACGGGGAAGAAATCTCCCACAACAGCGACAGGAAAAACAATATACCAAGGCAACCCCAACACAAGTGCACCAAACGGAATGCTGGCACGCACTCCCACCATTGGCGTCAACGAAACAATAAATACGAGGAGCATTTGTCCCGCTGTTGAGCTCATTAGCCATGTCTCTTGTAACCAAGTAATCATAGAATACTTCCTTGCAAAACGCCCCCTAATCATAGGAGGCGTTTGTTGAATTTTAAGTTCTTAGCCCTCGATTTCGGAAACAACGCCCGAACCAACGGTACGACCACCTTCACGGATAGCAAAACGTAGACCTTTTTCGATAGCAATCGGCGTAATCAGTTCAACACCGATGGTAACATTGTCACCCGGCATACACATCTCAACACCGGCAGGCAATTCGATAACGCCGGTAACATCGGTTGTACGGAAATAGAACTGCGGACGATAGTTACCGAAGAACGGGCTGTGTCGACCGCCTTCTTCTTTCGACAGGACGTATACTTCGCCTTTGAACTTGGTGTACGGCTTAATTGAACCGGGCGCAGCAAGCACTTGACCGCGCTCGATGTCAGTTTTGGCAATACCGCGCAACAACAGTCCGGCATTGTCACCCGACTCAGTTTCATCCATCTCTTTACGGAACATTTCAACACCCGTAACAACGGTTTTTTGCGTGTCGCGGATGCCGACAATTTCAACTTCCGAACCTTTTGTCAAGCGGCCACGCTCAACACGGCCGGTCGCAACCGTGCCACGCCCGGTGATGGTGAAAACATCTTCTACGGGCATCAAGAACGGCAAATCAACCAAACGTTCCGGCGTCGGGATGAATTCATCAACAGCTGCCATCAAGTCCATAATGCACTTGTACTCGGGTGCGTTTTGGTCTGTCGAAGGCGATTCCAACGCAATTTTAGCCGAACCGCGGATAATTGGCGTATCGTCACCAGGGAAATCATACTTGTTGAGCAGGTCACGAATTTCCATCTCAACCAGCTCCAACATTTCTTCATCGTCAACTTGATCAGCTTTGTTCAAGAAAACAACGATGTGCGGCACGCCAACCTGACGAGCAAGCACGATATGCTCACGCGTTTGAGGCATCGGACCGTCAGCCGCGCTGACAACCAAAATTGCGCCGTCCATTTGCGCCGCACCGGTGATCATGTTTTTAACGTAGTCGGCGTGGCCGGGGCAGTCAACGTGAGCATAGTGGCGGTTTGCCGTCTCATACTCAACATGAGCAGTACTGATGGTAATACCACGAGCTTTTTCTTCTGGTGTTTTGTCAATTGCATCATACGCGCGGAATTCGGCTTGACCGCCAAACGACAGCACTTTTGTGATTGCCGCTGTGGTGGTGGTTTTACCATGGTCAACGTGACCGATGGTGCCGATGTTAACGTGTGGTTTATTACGTTCGAACTTTTGCTTAGCCATGGGGTGAATCCTCCTTAGTTTTCATGTCCTTTTGTGATTTATAAATTATTGTATACGATGAGGGAATTTTTGTCAAGGGGGAAATTTGCCCCGCCTTGTATACGGCAGCTCTACTCTTTCCCTGCGATCAGTTTCTCCGTCACACTCTTAGGTAGCTCAGCATAATGACTGGGCTCCATAGTATACTGTCCGCGCCCTTGCGTGTTGGACCGCATCGACGTCGCGTAACCAAACATTTCGCTCAACGGCACATCGGCGTTGATAATCGTACCGCCGGAGCGTGCGTCCATCGACCGCACCATACCGCGCCGCGCCGTCAAATCGCCGACAATGGCACCGGTATAATCATCAGGAATGGTAACGCTGACTTTCATAATGGGTTCCAACAGCACCGGGTCGGCTTTTTTCGCGGCGTCTTTGAACGCCATCGAACCGGCGATTTTGAATGCCATCTCACTACTGTCAACTTCATGATACGAGCCATCATGCAGTGTGACTTTAACATCAACCACGTTGTAGCCCGCCAGGCCGCCCGACAGCATCGCACCCTGAATACCGGCATCAACAGCACCAATATACTCCTTGGGAATGGCACCGCCAACGATTTTGTTGACAAACTCGTAGCCTTTGCCCGATTCATTCGGCTCAATGTCAATTTTAACATGACCAAATTGGCCTTTACCACCCGACTGGCGCGCATACTTCATATCCGAACTTGACGCACGGCGAATGGTTTCTTTGTACGCAACTTGCGGTTTACCAACATTGGCTTCGACCTTAAATTCACGCAACAGTCTGTCAACAATGATTTCAAGGTGAAGTTCGCCCATACCGGCGATGATGGTTTGACCCGTTTCCTCGTCGGTATACGCACGGAAAGTCGGATCTTCTTCCGCCAATTTCGACAATGCAATGCCCATTTTTTCCTGACCTGCCTTGGTACGTGGCTCAATGGCTACGCGGATAACAGGCTCAGGGAATGTCATTGATTCGAGGATAATCGGTTTCTTTTCATCGCACAGCGTGTCGCCTGTCGTGGTATTTTTAAGGCCAACGGCCGCTGCGATGTCACCGGCATAAACCACGTCGATATCACTACGATCATTTGCGTGCATTTGCAAAATACGGCCGATACGCTCGCGATTGTCTTTCGATGAATTATACACCGCCGAACCCTGTGCCAACGTGCCCGAATAGACACGGAAGAAGCATAATTTACCGACATAGGGGTCGGTCATAATCTTAAACGCCAGCGCACTGAACGGCGCGTCGTCGCTGCTTGGACGGCTGTCTTCCTGTTCAGGGTCATCAGGATTCACACCTTTGATATCCTCAACATCAGTCGGTGCGGGCATATACTCAATAATAGCGTCAAGCAAAAGCTGCACACCTTTATTTTTATACGATGTGCCGCATAACACGGGGATCATTTTAACGGCGATGGTGGCTTTGCGAATGGCATCACGGATTTTCTGCTCGTCGATAACTTCACCTTCGAGATACTTCTCCATAATTTCATCGTCAAAGTCGGCCACGGCTTCCAACATTTTTCCGCGGTATTCCTCTGCTGTGTCTTGCAAATCAGCAGGGATTTCCTCAATACGAATATCTTTGCCCAAATCGTCATAATAGACATGTGCTTTCATGCCGATAAGGTCGATAATGCCTTTGAAGTCGCCCTCGCTGCCAATAGGCAACTGAATGGGTATCGCATTACATTTCAGGCGGTCAATCATCATTTCAACCACGTTGTGGAAATCGGCTCCCGTAATATCCATTTTGTTGATATACGCCATACGCGGTACATTATAGTTATCCGCCTGACGCCACACCGTTTCCGATTGTGGTTCAACACCGCCTTTGGCACACAATACCGTCACCGAGCCATCCAATACGCGCAAGCTACGCTCAACTTCAACGGTGAAATCAACGTGACCCGGTGTATCAATGACATTGATGCGGTGATCTTTCCATTCGCAGGTGGTCGCCGCGCTGGTAATGGTAATGCCGCGCTCTTGCTCTTGTTCCATCCAGTCCATGGTGGCATTGCCCTCATGGGTTTCGCCAAGTTTGTAGTTCTTGCCAGTGTAGAACAAAATGCGTTCCGTTGTCGTGGTTTTTCCCGCGTCAATATGCGCCATAATGCCGATATTGCGGGTTTTTTCCAGGGATGTCTGTCTTGACATTTCTTGTTCTCCTTACCAGCGGTAATGCGCGAATGCTTTATTTGCCTCCGCCATTTTGTGCATATCTTCGCGTTTCTTAACGGCACTACCGGTTTCGTTTAGTGCGTCGAGCAACTCAGCCGCCAATTTTTCGCGAATAGTACGTTCACTGCGCTTGCGGGCACAATCGGTCAACCAGCGCAGACCTAATGTTGTACGGCGCTCGGGACGCACTTCCACCGGGACTTGATACGTCGAGCCGCCAACACGGCGCGCTTTGACCTCCAATGCCGGCATGATGTTCTCCAATGCCTCGGTAAACGCTTCCAACGGCTCTTTACCGCTCTTTTCGCGCACGATGTCAAAGGCACCATACACGGCTTTTTGCGCCACACCTTTTTTGCCATCAAGCATGATGGAATTGATTAGCTTGGTCACCAACTTTGAGTTGTAGACCGGATCGGGCAACACATCCCTCTTGGGGATAAAACCTCTTCTGGGCACGTTGCTTCCCTCCTTCTAAAATTTTAGAGCTCCTCGGTACTCGGAACGATAAAATCGCCCCGTTGTGCCTTGCCCGACATTTCGTAGAGGCAAACTGCGTTCACCCACGAACGCAAACAGCGCGTCCCTACATAATATCTAAAACAAGGCATAAACCTTGCGTCTAATTTCGTTTATTTCGCGATTGTATCACGTCTCATATACGGCGACTACTCATCGAAATTTCAGTCTTTCAACTTCCGACTCCGTTAGCTTGTTTCTGGCGTTTCGTTTGCGACGAAAGCCGACAGTTTCCAACTACATGAAAGTTTACAGACACGCCAAATTTTGTCGACCGCCTATTCAGCGTTTCTACTTCGCTTTGGGCTTCTTAGCACCATACTTCGAGCGCGACTGCTTGCGATTTGCGACACCGACTGTGTCGAGTGTGCCGCGAATGATATGGTAACGGCAACCCGGCAAATCTTTGACACGACCGCCGCGAATCATCACCACGCTATGTTCCTGCAGCGTGTGACCCACGCCTGGAATATAGGCTGTGACCTCAATACCATTGCTCAAACGCACACGCGCCACTTTACGCAGAGCCGAATTCGGCTTCTTAGGCGTTTGCGTACGCACAACAGTACAGACACCGCGCTTTTGCGGCGACGAATGGTCAGTCGCGCGATTTTTCAGTGTGTTAAGACCCACTTGCATGGCCGGTGCGGTCGACTTGTATGTCACCTTCTCGCGCCCCTTGCGCACCAATTGGTTAAATGTTGGCATAATCTTCCTCCTTCCTTCAATGCTTGTTCGCGTTTTATTGCACGCAGACAGTTACTATACACCAAAATCAACCTATTGTCAATAGCCCGCCTCTCACTTTACACAAAAAACTTCTATAAAATTTTTCAAAAAAATGCGTTTGAGCTGTTGACAAATTATATTCTTTGCGATACACTACATATACGATTGCGCTGCGACGCCACCACAACATATTGCGCTTTATGTTATCCGACGATTTGGCGCAAGGTTTACTGTTTCTATTTAAAAAGGAGTGTTACACATGACAGAGAGAGTTTTGGCCGTTGATGCCATTAAGAAAAGGGATGGGCGGGTTGTTGGATTCGACTGCCAGAAAGTCGCGCGCGCAATGGAAAAAGCTTTTTTCGCCACTTGCGGCTCGGAACGTTCCGATGTCGCCCACAAATTGTCGTTGCAAGTTTACGATGTCCTGCTCGCCAACCCCCACACAACACCTGATGTCGAAGGCATACAAGACATCGTTGAACAAGTTTTGATGGACAACGGGCATGTGCAGACCGCCAAGGCATACATATTATACCGCGCTCAACGCAGCCGTCAACGCGAAATGAACACCTCATTGATGAAAATTTATGAGGACATTTCATTCAGCGACGCGGCAACAAGTGACGTCAAGCGCGAAAACGCCAACATTGATGGTGATACCGCCATGGGTACTATGCTTAAATACGGTACTGAGGGCGCTAAGCAATTCTATGATATGTTCATGCTCAACCCCGAACATTCGGCGGCGCACAAAGAAGGTGACATTCACATCCACGACCTCGACTTCTACGGTTTGACGACGACATGCTGTCAAATCGATATCATCAAATTGTTCAGCAACGGCTTCTCAACCGGGCACGGTACGCTGCGCGAGCCGAACCATATCTCCTCTTACGCCGCGCTGGCTTGTATCGCTATCCAAGCAAACCAAAATGACCAGCACGGTGGACAGAGTGTTATGAATTTCGACTACGGCCTTGCTTTGGGTGTCGCCAAAACGTATGCCAATATGTATGCCGACGCGATGAGCAATGCGCTTGAATTACTTGGCGGCATTGAAAATGCACGTGAGATCGCTAAGGCAACGCAGGCGCGAATACTTGAATCAGCCAACCTCAAACCGGTGATTGCCAACGACAACGGCTATGCTGACCATGAAGCAGCCTTGTTGCTCTCACATGTTGACGACGAGAAACTTGTTGTCAAGATGCAAACTTTCGCCCGCAAGCAAGGTGAGAAAGAAACCGAACGCGCCACATACCAGGCCATGCAAGCACTGGTGCACAATCTCAATACCATGCACAGCCGCGCCGGTGCACAAACGCCGTTCTCCTCCATTAACTACGGCATGGACACCAGCCCCGAAGGCCGCATGGTTATCCGCAATGTGCTGTTGGCGACCGAAGCAGGCCTTGGGCGCGGCGAAACGCCGATTTTTCCCATCCATGTCTTCCGTGTCAAGGAAAGCATCAACTACAATCCCGGCGACCCGAGCTACGATTTGTTCCAATTGGCCTGTCGCGTCAGCGCCAAGCGGTTATTCCCCAACTTCGCTTTTGTCGACGCACCATTTAATCTAAAATTCTACAAGCCCGATGACCCAAATACCCACGTATCATATATGGGCTGCCGCACACGCGTATTGTCAAACGCTTACGACCCCACCAAAGAAATCAGCGGCGGGCGCGGCAACCTATCTTTCTCGAGCCTCAATCTACCACGTATGGCCATTAAAGCCAATCGCAATGTCACGCAATTTTTCGAGGAACTCGACCGCAAAATTGACATGCTTATCGAGCAGATGTATGAGCGGTACGAGGTGCAAGCCAAAAAACGCGTGTACAACTTCCCATTCCTGATGGGGCAAGGTGTATGGCTTGACTCCGAAAAGCTGGGCCCCAACGACACGATTGGCGAAGTGCTAAAACACGGTACGCTATCAATGGGCTTTATCGGATTAGCCGAAACACTGGTGGCATTGACCGGTTCACATCACGGCGAATCTGAAATCGCCCAAAATTTAGGTTTGGAAATCATCGGCCATATCCGTGCGCGACTGGATGCCGAGAGCAAAAAGCGCGGCATGAACTTCACGTTGCTCGCCACGCCTGCAGAGGGCTTATGCGGCCGGTTTGTCAAACTCGACAAAAACCGTTATGGCGAAATTACCGGCGTGACTGACAAAGACTTTTACACCAATAGCTTCCACATTCCCGTTGAATTTGA of the Oscillospiraceae bacterium genome contains:
- the spo0A gene encoding sporulation transcription factor Spo0A, producing MHNRIRVCIGDSNAEFRAFLATTLGVEKDIEVVSSTGDGEEMLKTLEIETVDVAIVDTLLPSRDGTEIVRRVRETKGQNGVAFIVVSAFLPDNIVMELKALNAYYILHKPVNMTLLMERIRQAARRGRGNSYSMALVRSDNDVEARVTDIIHEIGVPAHIKGYQYVREAIVYCIKNKKAVNNITKILYPAVAETYGTTPSRVERAIRHAIEVAWDRGDLDTLQGFFGYTVSNTKGKPTNSEFIAMIADRLSLQLRGSAVNYEN
- a CDS encoding ATP-dependent RecD-like DNA helicase, with protein sequence MQLMEQHEQLQGEIVAVLFKNEENGYAVVKLHTTEGADVTVVGTIPYAALGEQLEVTGTWAHHRKHGAQFKTSVVTRALPATESAMLAYLSSGVLKGIGAATAEAIVRRFGARSLEILDQEPELLAEVKGISKKKASEMGQEFAKQNTVRHLMEFLDANGFMPHIAMRLYQVYGDIALDKLRTNPYLVLEGQYDRQFPQADAMALSMEIDRAASIRIDAGLLCQMYFNVNQGHCYLPRDALVSTTAQLLNLDIEPVEIALDNMIDGGRFIAEPHGVYLPQLFAAEIDVAQRLMTLHESPPPPVGAWETLVEEMEGESGLALADCQREAVRACVENALFVLTGGPGTGKTTTIRVAVDVFKALNLDVVLAAPTGRAAKRMSELTGHEATTIHRLLEIWFDSADEAIHYRYDEDNPLSADVIVVDEMSMVDIQLMQALLTAIKPDARLILVGDADQLPSVGPGNVLREILDSEIFAVTQLTEIFRQAAESRIIVAAHEINGGDTPNIQNDGDLYLLKRGHEDAVIDTLNELCATRLPENMGFAPEQIQVISPTRRGVCGTIHLNKMLQQTLNPFDAQKAERRFGDTIYRLGDRVMQVRNNYDLEWVDGINEVSGRGVFNGDIGLVTAVSPGTDSLTVVFADREVEYPFDLLYELELAYAMTVHKAQGSEFPAVLFVAMPAPPMLLNRKVLYTAMTRARELMIVVGRVEVLEAMVKKKQSGKRFTSLRTRLEELS
- a CDS encoding small multi-drug export protein; its protein translation is MITWLQETWLMSSTAGQMLLVFIVSLTPMVGVRASIPFGALVLGLPWYIVFPVAVVGDFFPVFFIIVFIKRIFAWLKKWGRFGAWVERTEEKALKKSEKVLKYKRQGLFFFGALPLPGTGSWMGSLVAALLNMSLKEAMPPIFGGVIVCAAILTVISYSGAAAFQWLLG
- the tuf gene encoding elongation factor Tu, whose translation is MAKQKFERNKPHVNIGTIGHVDHGKTTTTAAITKVLSFGGQAEFRAYDAIDKTPEEKARGITISTAHVEYETANRHYAHVDCPGHADYVKNMITGAAQMDGAILVVSAADGPMPQTREHIVLARQVGVPHIVVFLNKADQVDDEEMLELVEMEIRDLLNKYDFPGDDTPIIRGSAKIALESPSTDQNAPEYKCIMDLMAAVDEFIPTPERLVDLPFLMPVEDVFTITGRGTVATGRVERGRLTKGSEVEIVGIRDTQKTVVTGVEMFRKEMDETESGDNAGLLLRGIAKTDIERGQVLAAPGSIKPYTKFKGEVYVLSKEEGGRHSPFFGNYRPQFYFRTTDVTGVIELPAGVEMCMPGDNVTIGVELITPIAIEKGLRFAIREGGRTVGSGVVSEIEG
- the fusA gene encoding elongation factor G, yielding MSRQTSLEKTRNIGIMAHIDAGKTTTTERILFYTGKNYKLGETHEGNATMDWMEQEQERGITITSAATTCEWKDHRINVIDTPGHVDFTVEVERSLRVLDGSVTVLCAKGGVEPQSETVWRQADNYNVPRMAYINKMDITGADFHNVVEMMIDRLKCNAIPIQLPIGSEGDFKGIIDLIGMKAHVYYDDLGKDIRIEEIPADLQDTAEEYRGKMLEAVADFDDEIMEKYLEGEVIDEQKIRDAIRKATIAVKMIPVLCGTSYKNKGVQLLLDAIIEYMPAPTDVEDIKGVNPDDPEQEDSRPSSDDAPFSALAFKIMTDPYVGKLCFFRVYSGTLAQGSAVYNSSKDNRERIGRILQMHANDRSDIDVVYAGDIAAAVGLKNTTTGDTLCDEKKPIILESMTFPEPVIRVAIEPRTKAGQEKMGIALSKLAEEDPTFRAYTDEETGQTIIAGMGELHLEIIVDRLLREFKVEANVGKPQVAYKETIRRASSSDMKYARQSGGKGQFGHVKIDIEPNESGKGYEFVNKIVGGAIPKEYIGAVDAGIQGAMLSGGLAGYNVVDVKVTLHDGSYHEVDSSEMAFKIAGSMAFKDAAKKADPVLLEPIMKVSVTIPDDYTGAIVGDLTARRGMVRSMDARSGGTIINADVPLSEMFGYATSMRSNTQGRGQYTMEPSHYAELPKSVTEKLIAGKE